From the genome of Dermacentor andersoni chromosome 3, qqDerAnde1_hic_scaffold, whole genome shotgun sequence:
gTGATTGTACATAGGAATAAGAAAAAACAAGCTGCGGGAAATTGGTAACTGAGAGGACCAATCAACAGACAGTGTggtgcaacttgagaaataatgatatcgaaaggtccaagaatttagaagcagcaaaaaaaaaaaagatttagtcGCTGCGACTGCGCATAACAAGTCTCCGTAGGCTTCGAAGTGCCTAGTTATAACTTCactatttttgaacagctctgatagcgtccatgcaAAAATGGTTGCTTGTGTAGTGTCAAAAACTCATATGCTGCTTCCTAGAGCTCACGGAACGGTGttaaaacgcgctcgcagcgaaagcgaaatatTGCCCGCGGACATACATGCAGACGCGCAAATCGGTCACTGCGAACACGTCTGATCGCTGCCTTGAGGCATCATTCTGTTGTGCTCCGTTTcattatacagacagcccactttAAGTAGCTACTGTACATAGTTGGCTCTCAGCggttgcctacctttcacgcaagaaaacaGTTCAGAGGACTCCatcacggcgaccgcgcgcagtgggcgttcactgtGAGAATTCGGCGAAGAGATAGCGTCGACAAACCATTCTGTGGTTTccgtttgcccaagattattatttagacagtaaagaacttctgtcgtttcgagagtacttgcaGAAATGTCAGCGAGGGCTCTCGCGTGGTTTTTTGTTAAGCGTCGACTCTGAGCAGCACCTCGCGTTATATCTTATACTACGCAAGaaaggcgcttccgacagatggcgactccgtaagtcctcgccgcctATTGactgtcttccttttgcgcgcCTTTGTCACTTTCCACCTATACCCATGAGATAGGCCTATAGGTTCACAAAATAACAATCCCAACAGATCATTTTATCGGCAAAGATAAATTCGTGAATTAGTGAATTTCGCGGTCACTTACCCGTAACTGTTTCGAGGTGCAAGACAAGCATAATGGACCTGTATTCTTACGTGCGCCTTGACGTTAGGTGAAAAATGTCTTTGTTCTTTTCTTCAGACTTCCGCTTTGACTCCCTGCCGATTCCCATGCATAATAAAATACATCAGAGAACGTTTCAACGTTATTATGCAATCTGAACCCGATGGAACACCGTGCAGGGTAAGTAAATACATGGTACGAATAATGTTATATTTAAAGCGTGATATTGTACATCCTCATCTTGGTTCGTAAAGAGGCTAAGTCGACTAGATATATGTAGCACACGCATTTTTCAGGGGCGTCTGTTGAATTGCCAATGACCAAAAATACATCAGCCTTGGTGAAAGCCTTACATGTATGGGATTTAGTGTACTTTAGCGAACCGCACACAGTGTTAATGTCTTATCTGATAGAGCTGAAGATATGTTATGGCGTGATGGATTGAGGAGGGCAACAATATGATATTCAGCATAGCAATCAACCTAATAGGCCCATTCTCACGTGATGCCAGTCGATTCATTCCATTGGAATGCCGTCACATGCTTCTTCTGGCGACTTCAGCAAAACGCTATCTTTCTTTTCCAAGTTTCAGGCCTGTCATTAAATGAGTGCCAACTCAGGTTTTCTGGTTTACGCCGGGAGTTACCCGAACTCTATCACATAGCTTATGCAGTTTAGCACAAGGGTCTCtcacttcacatttttttttttcatattccttTGTGTAATTCATGTTATTATGGTGCATAGGTTATCTGAATTAAACATCTTTCTAGTAGTGGGCAGCGCAGACCGGACGAAATACAAAAGCAAGTACACGatcgtatcgtgtacttccttttgtctttcatgcgggttgcgctgcccacccctaggaacatgttccatcaccaactcgcccagcttgccatgTTAATTCAGCTTATCTCAATTAAATCGAAGCGTTTGTCACTTTGTATAGGACGTCCGTGGAATAGTTAAAACATGCAGCAGGCAGCTCGCACAGAGGAAGGATGATCGCCGCCATCACTGCTGAAAGTAGCGTAATATATTCTAATTAATCAGAACCAGAGGCCAAGCATGAGGCTGGACTTCCTGAGTCAATAGGGCAACACTATCAGCGTTTATGGGGCTGTGTAATCTCGAAAACCCGCGCTGTTAGTGGGCCATCAAAATTCCGACCATAAAACGATTTGCCTCCACTGACCTCACACCGACGTAATATGACCTAGGGCATTGAGAAAACCAACATCACAGCTGATAATGATAAAAACGCTTTCGATTGTGGCTACAATGCTTAACGAAATGGAGCGTTTCTACACAATATGGACATTATTTATGCCATGTAGGCGACAATTTTGATAACGGCATTGTTTAATCggttatgaaaacaaaaaaaaaattgttttagaCCTGTTTACACAACCATAGATTATGCTACTTTcatagatatatatacatatatatatatatatatgtatatatatatatatatatatatatatatatatatatatatatatatatatatatatatatatatatggaacaaAACAGCTACGGAGAGGTGGTTTGAGAAAATGACCGATTATGGATTGAATGAAGAACCTTGAAGTACGCCTCTTTTTATTAGGGAGAGGTTACTGCGATCATGCCCACGAGGTAAAAGTTGCTGTCTGTCTCACGAAAAATTGCCTCAACAACACCAGAAAGGAGCGCCTTAAGTTCAACAGCCATAATTAGGTAACAGAAGGCTGTGGAAAACACGGTCAAATGCTTGGTAATATTATGAAACAGCTCTTCATCGTGCTCAAAAGCCTAATTTAAAGCACCTGGAAAATCATCCACTGAGTACTGTCTGTCTTAACCTGAAATTACGCCGGAGTGAAATAAAGAGATGATGGCATGGGCATTTAAGAATCCCGGCATAGACTATTAGAACAAATGTTTGTCTAGAATTTTACAGTCAGTTATTGTTTTTCACTAAATTACACATGCCAGCACTCAGGCGAGTTATAAGCGTGTTTTACGAACGCCACGGAATAGGCCTGTGATCCGGTGATAACTACAACTTTGTCCAAGGCAAAATTTGGTGAATACGGAGGCACATATAGGCTGATGTGCCTGTGAAGatgactgggggggggggggggggggggtgaattatGGTTTTTACGAAAAGACTTGCAAGGTAAGTGTTCGAAAGCTTTTTATTCCAACAACTGTTAAAACGGGTGAGTACTAGGTGAGTCGTACATGGGCTACGTTTCAAAGAATGTGGTTTAAGTACCCACAAATAAAATTTCTAAAATAGCTACTCAAAAGCTATACCTGCGCTGAAAATTGTACTGGTTGTTCTACAGGGTCGCAATACCctgttgtttattttatttactatATTCTGCGTGTCCCATTTTACTGAGCTGCCTGGCTTCTGATATGAGAGTTATTTACAATAATTTCAAAATTTGTGCTCGGAGCTGCAACGGATTATGACGCGCAGAATTATGCATTACGTATTGCTCTTTCCTAATAAAGATCTCTAATAATTTTCGTCGACTTTTCTGTCTTTCCACTAGCATATGGGCCATTGCAGTGGAGGGGCCTGCCTCGATATTGGCAATTACGATGCACCAGAGCACTTCCAATGGGAACCCAGCTCCGGCATGACAAGCTACCACAACATCAATACCAACGGCGACAATTATGCTGGTAGCCCTGCAGTCTCAACTAGCGGCGGCTATGCGAGATACGGCTTTCTCAGTGAAGCAAAAGTGAATCCGTATACCGATGAAGTTGTGAGCGAAAATGGAAAGAAAAGCGGCGCACCTTTATTTGCCAGAGAACTGAGCGCTCGAAGTGCACTTCAGCATCTGTTACGTATGAAACGTGCTGCGGGACGCTCCGAAGAAGGAGGGCGTGACGGCATCGAACTGTCTGGCAGTGGAAAATACATTTCCCTGTCAAGAGTGAAAAGGAGGACTAAAAAGCGCAGAAGAAACAGAAAAGGTGGCCGCCCTCAAAACAATTACAATGACAATACTTATTTCAATGGAAACATGCACGGCGCAGGAAGCGGCGTGTATGGCTCGCCGTATGGCACTGGCTACCCTTCTGTCGTTGTAGTTGACGCgcgacgcaagaaaaaaaaaagtagtacaGCACTGAAAATGCTGGCTGGTGGTATGGCCGCAGGAGGCGCGGGTCTTGTGACTTACAAACTTCTTGATCGAGGAAATAAGCACAAAGACTCGGGTTCTAGCGGAGCTGAAGGTCCAGACGCCAAATCCTCTCCACCTAATAAACCCGACGTagaggggaaggcagctggcgcTGAAGGCACAGAGACAGGAAATACAGGCGAGACAGAAACAGGCAAGCCGGAAGGCACAGGCGGGGGAGAAAACGGCGCGAAGAAAAGCGAGGGTGCTGAAGCCAGCGCGACCCCGACAGCCAAGAGCACTGGAACGGACGTGACCGAGACTGTTGGCACCGACCAGGCACAAAACACCAACAGCAGTAAAACCGACGCAAGCGAGGGCGCTAGAACCGACACGACCGATGTCACAAAGAGTGCAGCAACCATCGTTGCCGTCAATGGCCAGGTGACTGGAACGAACGTTAACGCAAAAACCGAAACTACAACAACAGGACCAGCCGTAAGTGCTGGATCCGGTACGACCGAGAAAAACACTGACAAAGGGGGCAGTTCTTCTGCACTCCCAACAGCACCGGTGCACACAGACGTACGGGCAGGGTCAAAAGTATCAGTCAGAGTTGACGCAACTGGCGTTCACATCGACGTTGACAAAGGAAATGAAGGCAGTAGATTTTAAAAGATTAAGTAAATAGTACCCTGAAGGCACATCTCGAACTAACGAATATAAATAGGCTTGGCAGAGGGGTCCTCTAAGAAGCAGCCTCACTCTCAGTTGCGAGAGTTTCCGCATTGCCACTGGTAAATTGGTGATGGAGTACACACATGCAAACGGCAAACACTTCAATCTGTTTCAATTAGTGGGGCGTCGGTCATTTAGCAATAGCTAAAATATAGGCATGTCATCATACGGCGGTGCTTAATCGTGGTGATTAGGATATTATTTTAGCTTTATTGATTCAACCCGCACGTCTCGTTTCGTGGTGGCTGCCCAATTGACTACGAGGGCTACGTAATTAGGCGCTGGCAAATAATTTTCACCAATTCAAGGCACGTAGACCCTATCGTAAATTTAGGCGACCGCGCGTCTTTGCATTCCCTTTCTTTCTTAATTCCTCTAATTCTTGATTCGCAGGACACTAAAATAGGTGTCTTATATTAGCCATTGAAAGCATCCAATAAGTAAAACCTCTATGCTTCCGCGCCAGAACATTGCCAGCGAATCTTTCGAAAGTCACATTAGGGAAACAATTGCTGGTATATGTGCGTGCTACAGGCAGTGAGCTGCTCCAGTTTGGTCGTTTCTAAATGGAATCGTAGACATAATCCAATCGAGTGTTCATATGTCATTTGATGATGACAACTTCACTGTACACTCTAGGATTTATTTTGCACGTTACTGTTGCCTGGTGAAATATTCCAGCTCAACTTATATGCGTTTTGTCATCATCTGAAAGCAATTTTTTAATTGAAGAAAGAAATGTTTTAATGAATAAGCAAGCTTGTTTTTCCTATGTCTAGGTTTAATAAAATGCTGTTTTTTGTGCTTTGGTTATCGTGTGTTAATTTCGGTTTTCTCCTAACAATAGGGTAACCGCGTATGGCTTGAAAAAGAAACTTGAATGCAATCAGTGAATAAATCTCATTCCTTACTTTACCGCCGAACCAAGGAATAAATGACAGTCCCTCATGCTTTACTCTCTTACGAAGTGAAGAGACAAAGTTTGGTGTATATTCAGTCAATTCACTAAATAATATGCAGAGTTAAGCTATGCAACGCTAAAAAAGAATACTGGCATATAAGTATCGTAGGCGTCCTTGTTCAGTGAATGCTGGCCAATCAATGAATAAAACACTTTGATTTTTTAATATAAGTAACTcacgtgaccctctcgtcgagatggcacgcagccttgcgcagctcccatctcgacgacaaACTCTGGGCTACCCAGCAGGCCTAccaagcggcgaagaggcaagacctcgacgtcccatcgtgggaggcctaggcctagccgactaaactgctggttctcaATAAAGTgtacacactctctctctctctcagttctGTGCAAGCGAAAAAAAATAGATCGGACGCAGATTTCGCTACTTAACTGGTGTCTACATTTTGAAGCCCACACACACAGCAGTACGGAGCCAtgacatgtgaaaaaaaaaataaaacattctaTGCGGCTTATATGCCGTAACGCCATCTATTTCATAGCATTTGTATAGTAAATGACCTAAGGCAAAAGCAGAGATTGCCACTTTTTAAAAGCCACTACCTACTTGTAGAAAACACATAATTTCCTCTGTCGTACTTGTGCGCTCTGTTGCATATCATTTAATCTATGATTGTTTTGCTATGATTAGAAACTCCTTCTACTGCTTTCTATTGCTTGCTTATTTCTTGTGCCGATGTATACGAAAGGTCGAAAGCGTTCCCAGCCTTCAGTGTTATTTTGTACAGTGATCATCTGTGGCGTTATGCCCAGCATTCAAATGCGAGCGAGTGCTTCACCTTGGGAGGAAGACTTCCGTCTGACTGTTCcagagcgcagctctcaggcgcccgttcctgcgtttcgcgttgGTGTCGtccctcggtgtaaccgagcgaaagagcacagcgaaggatgaaagagcgaacgcggagcgcagttgGGAACGAAAGACGCGAAAGCGAATGCAGCGCGAGGagtgcggaggaggagggcatggcgccagagtagcgcgccgtcatcTCTTTATgtatggcatgcggcgagcgcgttcaccgataccatatatggaaacaaagtactacatgagtggaggtctgtctgcgccggctgctgtgaatcgcgcccacgtttCGCccgcgtgctgcctctcgcgatcttccgAGTAGCGAGGAGGTCGCgctacacttcgctccatttgcaatgcgCCGCATCAAGCAGGTTGTACGTacaagccaatatatcgcgaaataaaaacaagtATAGAGCTGCGTTGAAAtgttgcattagggagtatcgtaatcgtcggtgatttatTTTCTGGACAGAATAAAAGGCTGTGCATTTCTAAAGCATGATGGCTCTAGGAGTAATAAGGGAGATATATTGGTACAATCCACTTAAATGATAATACTTAGAGTAAAGAATGCCTCCATGAGAAGGTGCAATAAGAAGTAGAGCTGGAAATGCCCCGGGGGGAAACAATAAAGTTGCAGCTTCACccagaaggcgaagcatcgattgggatAATACATGAATAGACAGcgatacgaaataaggatagtggttttatcggccATGTAAACTTGCAAAAATTCAGTTACTAACTTAACAAGCATAGTGTaacgcgcgcacaagtaaacatgaacacatctcacttgatgaccgcgtaCACTTACTGTGAGAACGCTGAAGTGAGCATGCGCGgcaccagcagcgagcgaactggcATTCTTGCTGCGCCTACCTTCTATGCGAACTAAGCCGTGGGAACACAGCGCGctcgaagctatcagcacttggcGTACCCTGtcccatcgcagatcgttttgaaTATAGCGCCCGCGCGACCGCAAGTGGCCGTGCCATGCTTAATCACTGTCGGTGTAGAACGCCCTCTCcttcctcgccccccccccccccggttgcttgcgtgcgacggaagacggcgcgcttctgcCCCCTTTTCCCCTCTTTTGCGCGCGCGACAtttagccaccatcgtcggctcactctcgcccgctttcactcgcacatacaacatacggcgcGGGGCGACGATGTTAtctcccttggactttatacggaacatcacggggacggtagaaatgtgcctggagtgtacatattgtcacccagctattacaactaaaacagtttaccaccgagagattggcaaaaaaacgtctgcctttagcgatgccTGGACCTCTGAGAGCGCGcccgcaaccacgaacttcgtcgttctcgccttaagggtcccgtgtcatcacgtgcaaacttatttcgcgtcaatataactgctatagacgagaaaaccatggccaggAGGCGCAACTGCGCCCCCTGACAGCACCCCCAATGTGGAAACGTCAATCAGCGCGGTCGCGCCGTGGCGCagtctccgctttgtttacaTTGTTTTGACCCCGCTTTTCTTCGCTTCTCATGCTCACGGCGCTCCGTTCTCGACGGCGGCAGATCGCCTTCTTTCGCGACAGCGATGCAAAGAGGGCAGTTCGGTTTCAAGAAGGTTGCCGACGCCTACAGCTTTTTTCGCggcggcaacctcacgaaagGGGAGCGTCTGCTCCCGCAAGTGTTCGGCATTGAACAAATTAtggacggtgatgtgacagtgaaagccaagTGAGTGTCACAGGCGGCTGACAAGGTCGTAGACGACGTTGAGTTAAAGGTATGCACCAAGTTCAGAAATTTAGTCACTTTTATTTCAATTACAACATAAGTCACTCTGGCAGCAGGAACTTCTGTTGTCATACTACTTTATGACTGCAGATCCAATGGGCTGCTTGTTGACGGTTCTTTCACTAAAGAGAGACATGTTCTGGAGTCTGTTTCACATGTGTCTTGCTGCTTCTCAAGAGCTGTGTCGCTGCAGTACGAAGGCACATGTCCCAGTGGTGCTGACT
Proteins encoded in this window:
- the LOC126524498 gene encoding uncharacterized protein translates to MARKLFLKCKNLSSYNTRYTMLSVISMAKKSNIEACPGGDPYFKTLSVLGMDTSSSLIRVLLFIVAGPCTMKCSYAGILQCQRLVPPDITSALTPCRFPCIIKYIRERFNVIMQSEPDGTPCRHMGHCSGGACLDIGNYDAPEHFQWEPSSGMTSYHNINTNGDNYAGSPAVSTSGGYARYGFLSEAKVNPYTDEVVSENGKKSGAPLFARELSARSALQHLLRMKRAAGRSEEGGRDGIELSGSGKYISLSRVKRRTKKRRRNRKGGRPQNNYNDNTYFNGNMHGAGSGVYGSPYGTGYPSVVVVDARRKKKKSSTALKMLAGGMAAGGAGLVTYKLLDRGNKHKDSGSSGAEGPDAKSSPPNKPDVEGKAAGAEGTETGNTGETETGKPEGTGGGENGAKKSEGAEASATPTAKSTGTDVTETVGTDQAQNTNSSKTDASEGARTDTTDVTKSAATIVAVNGQVTGTNVNAKTETTTTGPAVSAGSGTTEKNTDKGGSSSALPTAPVHTDVRAGSKVSVRVDATGVHIDVDKGNEGSRF